The Acidobacteriota bacterium genome includes a region encoding these proteins:
- a CDS encoding HAMP domain-containing protein, which produces MISISLRWKLILVTSLLIALIFSFNAYQFYRIQRQILENQIREKVDAYTMLSSRPLVEAFNNYFHSGFIKFKELLLDILVLSQDVRTIELIDVNGVILFDSAEIQQTSVAPDNPAGRVITDPDILSRIRGIEKSVDYHVAHADGEAIEVIYPFVEEWGKHSYTLRYTFGYQEMERSLAQVTTRMIQSAVLFVLLGILGSFFFAVGITGPVKELAAAARQVGAGNLDVRVPPVRTRDELAGLASTFDSMIQNLRTTIKEKDEYAGELHRLYLDMEEKVRERTRELAEKNELLQGAVREAQAADRAKSAFLASMSHELRTPLNSIIGFSGVLLQELYGPLNENERRDITTIYNSARHLLGLINDILDISKIEAGKFELIVERVNLKPILHAVINTGAGLLKNKQIELGLTIDEPLPNVMGDAGRIQQVLLNLVSNGIKFTRKGQVTVSAGLAKHNPAFVSISVRDTGIGIKPENLPKIFTEFVQLENPTGDTQSGTGLGLSIARRFVEIMGGQLSVESQWTVGSTFTFTLPRADNGPEPCA; this is translated from the coding sequence ATGATCTCCATTTCGCTGCGCTGGAAGCTGATCCTGGTCACGAGCCTGCTCATCGCCCTGATCTTCTCGTTCAACGCCTACCAGTTTTACCGCATCCAGCGCCAGATTCTGGAGAACCAGATCCGCGAAAAGGTGGACGCGTACACCATGCTTTCGTCCCGGCCGCTCGTCGAGGCATTCAACAACTACTTCCACAGCGGCTTCATCAAGTTCAAAGAGCTGTTGCTGGACATCCTGGTGCTGAGCCAGGACGTCCGCACGATCGAGCTCATCGATGTCAACGGAGTGATCCTGTTTGACTCGGCGGAAATCCAGCAGACGTCGGTCGCCCCGGACAATCCGGCGGGCCGCGTCATCACCGACCCGGACATCCTGAGCCGGATTCGCGGGATCGAAAAGAGCGTCGATTACCACGTCGCCCACGCCGACGGCGAGGCCATCGAAGTGATCTACCCCTTTGTGGAGGAGTGGGGGAAGCACAGCTACACGCTGCGGTACACCTTCGGATATCAGGAGATGGAGCGGAGCCTGGCCCAGGTCACCACGCGCATGATTCAGTCGGCCGTGCTGTTCGTGCTCCTGGGCATCCTCGGCTCGTTCTTCTTCGCCGTGGGCATCACCGGTCCCGTGAAGGAACTCGCCGCGGCGGCCCGCCAGGTGGGCGCCGGCAACCTGGACGTGCGGGTGCCGCCGGTGCGCACCCGCGACGAACTGGCGGGTCTGGCCAGCACATTCGATTCCATGATCCAGAATCTGCGCACCACCATCAAGGAGAAGGATGAGTACGCCGGCGAGCTGCACCGCCTCTATCTGGACATGGAGGAGAAGGTGCGCGAGCGCACGCGCGAGCTGGCCGAGAAGAACGAGCTGCTGCAGGGCGCCGTGCGGGAAGCGCAGGCCGCCGACCGGGCCAAGAGCGCGTTTCTCGCCAGCATGTCCCACGAGCTGCGGACACCGCTCAACTCGATCATCGGTTTCTCCGGGGTTCTGCTGCAGGAGCTCTACGGCCCGCTCAACGAAAACGAGCGCCGCGACATCACCACCATCTACAACAGCGCCCGCCACCTCTTGGGGCTGATCAACGACATCCTTGACATCTCCAAGATCGAGGCGGGGAAATTCGAGCTCATCGTCGAACGGGTCAACCTCAAGCCCATCTTGCATGCGGTCATCAACACCGGCGCGGGGCTGCTGAAGAACAAGCAGATCGAGCTCGGCCTGACCATCGACGAACCGCTGCCCAACGTCATGGGGGATGCCGGGCGGATCCAGCAGGTGCTGCTCAACCTGGTCAGCAACGGGATCAAGTTCACCCGCAAGGGCCAGGTCACCGTGTCGGCGGGCCTGGCCAAGCACAACCCGGCGTTTGTCAGCATTTCGGTTCGGGACACGGGCATCGGGATCAAGCCGGAGAATCTGCCCAAGATCTTCACCGAATTCGTGCAACTGGAAAACCCGACCGGCGACACACAGTCGGGGACGGGGCTGGGGCTGTCCATCGCGCGCCGGTTCGTGGAGATCATGGGCGGCCAGCTGAGCGTGGAGAGCCAGTGGACCGTCGGCTCCACCTTCACCTTCACTCTGCCGCGAGCCGACAACGGGCCGGAACCCTGCGCGTGA
- a CDS encoding alpha/beta hydrolase, translating into MKKILIICMTVALLFLLVKVVVLLLQNRFVFFPYKEYPLTPAQLGLPAQDVNFTTRDGVRLHGWFFAGEPGAPVVLFFHGNGGNIGYCLEFVQRMRPLGWSWFLPDYRGYGRSEGRPTEAGLFRDGEAALEVVRAQFCPEPERLVLWGFSIGNVPATYLASREKAGCLVLEAPFFNAEAMAVEKPLLQALFFFSSLELDTSAYVRACELPKLFIHGTQDTIVPLDQSQALFRLAPPPKDFYPVPEADHNNIFLVGGDTYREAVARFVRTHLRTGGTPPPPGAAP; encoded by the coding sequence ATGAAAAAGATCCTCATCATCTGCATGACCGTGGCCCTGCTGTTCCTGCTGGTCAAGGTGGTCGTGCTGCTGCTGCAGAACCGCTTCGTCTTTTTCCCCTACAAGGAGTATCCGCTGACCCCGGCCCAGCTGGGCCTGCCGGCGCAGGATGTGAACTTCACCACCCGCGACGGCGTGCGGCTGCATGGCTGGTTTTTCGCCGGCGAGCCCGGAGCGCCGGTGGTGCTCTTTTTCCACGGCAACGGCGGCAACATCGGCTACTGCCTGGAATTCGTTCAGCGGATGCGGCCCCTGGGCTGGAGCTGGTTCCTGCCCGATTACCGGGGCTACGGCCGGAGCGAAGGCCGGCCCACCGAGGCGGGCCTGTTCCGGGACGGCGAGGCCGCGCTGGAGGTCGTGCGGGCGCAATTCTGTCCGGAACCGGAACGGCTCGTGCTGTGGGGATTCTCCATCGGCAATGTTCCCGCCACCTATCTGGCCAGCCGGGAAAAAGCCGGCTGCCTGGTGCTGGAGGCGCCCTTCTTCAACGCCGAGGCGATGGCGGTGGAAAAGCCGCTGCTCCAGGCGCTCTTTTTCTTCTCGTCGCTGGAACTGGACACGTCGGCCTACGTGCGGGCCTGTGAACTGCCCAAGCTGTTCATCCACGGCACCCAGGACACGATTGTGCCCCTCGACCAGAGCCAGGCATTGTTCCGCCTGGCGCCGCCGCCCAAGGATTTCTATCCGGTGCCGGAGGCGGATCACAACAACATCTTCCTGGTCGGCGGCGACACATATCGTGAGGCAGTGGCGCGGTTCGTGCGCACCCATCTGCGCACCGGCGGCACCCCGCCGCCACCGGGGGCGGCACCATGA